The Drosophila sechellia strain sech25 chromosome 2L, ASM438219v1, whole genome shotgun sequence region TCTCGACTGGCAGAGACTGAAACTTAAGCAATTGCCATCGCCCATCAAAAGACCTTTGAAGAGTTGGACCGACTTGCAATATTTTGGTCCTTCGGGAGTTGAGAACGACTATGAGCCACCGGAGGAACTGAGCGGATGGGATAAAGACTTTTAAAGGCTTCAGCAGAAGTGGATTTTGTAAAGTTTCGGATATTAGTTAGTAGGATAAGAGATATTGTTCCTAAATGTTGGAACTCTTACCACGCAGCAGCCATTACAACCTCGTTTTAATTACTAGTTTCGAAAATACTTAAGTCTGTACCCCCAATTGTTACTTACTACTAGAGTTATATGTTTTTTAGATAAAATACTTTATAAGTAGACAGTAAACATGAACAATTATATCAACCATTTATATAAGGACCCTAAACAGAATTCTTTGGCTAATTCTTTCGTCGGTTCAGCATTTCTTTTCATACATTTGACAACATGTTTGCCCTGAAACTCAAAATTGAATGCTCGGGCAGCTGTGCAAAGAGGTTTATTTGTATTCGTAGTATCAATTAGAACCACAAACtagttttcttttcctttaaccaaagcaaacaaattcaatttaactGCTTCACTCGACTCTTTGCTTGCCAAATGCAATTCCCAGAAAGTAAGGATATATATGAGGCCACTTTGTCTTTAACAGGTGAAAACTGGAGGACAAACTGTGGGTCCCTCAGTTGGCCAACATAACTTATTACGACATCCCTGTCTTGTTTTGTAACATAATAGTCGTTATCATCGCCATCAATATCAATGTGGCTCCATTCCGTTGTCCTGGATACATCATCATTTGTGTTGGGTTTCCATCACGCAAAATGCGCTTATTGTTTTCCCTGTGACCTATTCGAGTCTTTAGTTATACTTAACGACCTTTCACAAGGATTGCTTTTGAGTGCTATATGGATCGAATTCAAATACATTTGTGTACGAAAGCCATGTAAATAGCATTACTTTTACACACCTAATGAAGAGCTCTCTGTACAACTAATGAGCTAATAGGAAAACACTTCCTTAAATCTCAATAGACCATGTTTAATCAATGGTTACCCAGAAACTCCTTTTAAGAAAATCGATTGAAATCCGGACGAGGGCATGCCAAGCAATTCAATTTGAGCTACGAGTATGGAAAGTTGATATAAGCTAAGAAGCAATCGTGCATGGCGACCAACATGGTTAATCAATAATTTAGTATGCTGCGAAATGGTCAAAGGACGAAAAGTTGGGATCCTTGGAGAGCAGGCTCCTTTTTCGCCGTAGACATTCGCACtcatttaacaattttacgcTTCGTTTAAGAGCCGTAAGAGGGATTGGCTGGGACCAGTAAAGAGTTCTTTGATTCCCGGGAATTCTCTATATTATCATGTTTTCCCCACTTTTTTTTCCTTCTGTGGGCTCAAAGTTTGTAGGTAAATAAAAAGGCATTTGCATGGCTTTCTTAGTTAACCTTTCTGCACCTTTCTCGACAGTCGGCAGCGCCATCATTTGCCGCTGTGGAAAAACTAAGCGGCGGTTTTCCCAACCATTTTCCACGGCGCTGCCGGTTGAGCGCGCACAGTTTTCCCAACGGAAATGATGACATTTCGTCTAACTTTGTCGCCGCGCTGTGCAGTCGCATAGAAATTGTGCGGAGGTGTCGAAGAAATGGCACATTCCATACTGGGGACAGttgcgaaaatgaaaattttcacttttccacgCGGTGGCGGGCGGAAATTGTTGAAATGTTTCCCACTTCCTGGCGCTTCTTATTCGACTCTCCGCTTTTTCGTGCcacaaaattgaaattgtggCCAAATGTTTTCGGTTTTATTGATTTCCCcttcacatacatatatacgaaTTTTATTCGACGGAAGGAAGGTAGCAAAATGTTATTATCAATTATCGTTTATTATTGCGGGGCATTTTTTCGCTTCGTCgattatattttctttcatttcCTTAAAGTTGCTTGtgtcttatttatttaatgggGCCATGTAGCTCAGATCAATGCTGTTTTTCATCAGAAGATTCGGTGGAATATTGTATGGAATTGTGCAATTGAAATCTGTTATGTCTGTCCAATGGATTATTTTTGTAAGCCATTAAAATAGATGCGCAGTCTGCCATTTTAATGCATTGTTTATTCTCGGATTTTTCATGTGACTTCAACCATTCAAGCAAATTGCCAAACCCGTTGctaccaaaataaataaacatatgaCATGCTTCGCCCATCTTGCGTAATGTTGTTTAGTCAACTTTTTTTTACAAGGGTTTTCCAAGCTAAAGATTGTGTATATAAAAGGAAAAGTTTAAACCCTTAAAAAAACAAAGGGGTTTGGGTATCATCTAATATATGCATGGCAATACAAGTCGACAGCTGCCGAGCAAATTTATATGGCTCAAACAGGAGCGAATTTATGAAAGTCCCTCCAGAATGCGTCcatacaaatgcaaattgtaCGGGCTTTAAGGAAAAATTAGACCCTAATCAATGTAACTATTGTTTACTTTTTACACACCATCTGCCCAGAAAGGACTATCTCGTGTCTAGCTGCAGGCGAGGCATATCTTCAGTACTTTTTGAAAAGGGATATCTGAAAATCAATTTGGATAGGGGTAATACTTATTATGATAAGGCTGCTGCTTCAAGGTCAACAGAGAACATAAACTCCAGTTGGGTTGACCAAAAATCATGCAAGAGACAACACTCATCATTGGACCCCAATCCTTTTGTGAGAACAAAACAAATCAGCACTAGCATTTTACCATTTTCCGTTTATAAACTATCCATCCAGTCCCCAAATGAACCGACTCGTTGACCATTTTCCGTTCACAAACATGGACAAACGTCGCACTTACCATGTAGTGATCACCCTGGGTGCAATTAGGATTTGAGTGTTCAATAAAGATTTACACAAAGGCTGGCCATTTTGCCCGCCCACAGCCAATATGGTACTGGTCAACTGGACTGGTCAGCTGGATGACTGGTCAACTGGACTAGTGGTCAACTAGTCTCCCAGGGAAGCGAGGAGTTTGGTACGTGCGTTCCGAACCAAATAAGCTTTAAAATGTTACCAATCGAATGGCAATGCAAAAGTTGGCCAGCACGTGTGGAGTCGGTAACAAGAGTAGCAATTATAtgggagcaggaggagcagggaCACCCACTTCCATCGACCCACTTTCGATCCAATCTAATCAGCTTCGGTCGAAAGGAATCTGTTTACAATATTGACAATTTTGTTTCGGCTGCCAGACCTCAAACTAGAGATTGTGTTGAATCAAAAAGTTTCTTTTTATGCAGGGCCAAAAAAGttacatttgcatatttttctttcttttatttttttggtgaGGCACTGGGCCCTTTTTTTCAAAGATGCCTCTTGCTGTTGGCCAATTTGTGGCCCAAAGTGGAGCTACTTGCAGAGTTAGGACCTTGCCACATAAACACTTCTCTGCTGAATGCTATGAATAAATAATGAACTATGTCCTGCCAGCGCTGGCGAAAGTGATGGTCCttgtgttgcatacttttaggacAATAGGCTCATGCAATATTTGTGTGCCATTTAAGACCCACTTCTCTTGCATTTAATCCCAACCGATTCCTGAAGCTTAAGTATCGCCCTACTATTAAATACCAATAAATCAGGGGATATAAAAAATCTGCAAAAATATGGTATCTATGCAAAGGCAAACATATGTTTACATTTGTTCAAGCCAAAATCACATTACCAAATCAAATTATGTTATTTTCATGAGCAGCCCGaaagtatgcaaatatttgctaaGCCCAAACATTTGATGCGCCACTCGACGACATACGGAATTCAGCCAGGGTACACCAACAATGAGGTAGCCGGGCAAAAAGGTCGTTAGATTGTTAACAAGTTCATAAAAAGACGGTGGCAaacggcacacacacacaccataCACACTCAAATGCACAATTATAGGTGGGTGATGAGGGGGCAGGACGGGGCAGTCCCAGCAAGGACTACTGCCTAAATACTACGAGTACACGACGCGTCTCGTTGCGTATTTACAGAGCACTTTTTCcgtttctgctgctgctgccagcaacaacaatcagcagcaacagaaatgcaaacaaatgtgCACTGAACGAAAATTTCACTGAGTTGTACAAGCAAAGCAGATTCAATGAATCTGTAAGATGGAAAAATCTAACTAGTGTTAGGTATTTTAAAGGGATAAACTTAAAACTGTTTGGCTTAGGTAACATTGCTCATTTggctttataaaaacttaatccaaataataaaataataataaacaaggtgtctaaaagtatgcagtagaaaattaaaaagtcGAAAATTAGAGTATATAAAACCACttcatttataataaatttaacatATGAAATATGACTCCTTTACAACCATTTGTAGTGCTTTATACCTACTTTGCTTGctcgttgcatacttttagacacCTTTACAAATGAGAAGCTCACTTCAATCCCTttatttctcccagtgcataTCCGTTGAGTAGGTAAGAGGTCAGGGAGACTATGAATATAAGCATGGGTGTGCTGAACCGAACTGAGCACGAAGAGCTCCTGCGGTTGTTTGCATTAGGCAATTGATGTTTATTATTTCTGGGGGCGAATGGAGGATGCTTTTGGAGGATCGGCGCCGGCGACAAAGGCCGGTGGCCCCCTTTTCGCTGACCCCCTCGTTTGCCATCCATCGCCAATTTGCTGCATGTTGCCTACTACTTTGCGTGCAACAGTTAAAGTTGCATGTGTGCATTGGCCTAAAGCAAATTAAAGTGGCATGAATGCGGCATGCAGATGCATTGCCAATTGCCAATTCCAATTGCAGTGCGAAAAGcctcttaaaaaaaaagaggcaGCGACAAATTCCGGGGCAGCGCCGGCAGCGTTTTAGCCTTATTTAATAAACAGTTTGGCGGCCTGCAATTAAGCCCAGTTGAAAACCACAAATGAAATCTCTTTAAATTTACTGCCACCTCGCCGACAAACCATTGGATTCTGGCTGCGAAAGAGGAATATGGtttggcaaattaattaaacacgATTAAATATggcattataaattatttgccTTTTTGCGCAAATGGCTTTTTTTTAGTTCGTGCAAGTATTTGCTTTTATTAGCTTTGGATTATGATTAATTTATCAATAAAAATTCTAATTAATTATCCATTGTTCGTGCTGGCATAAAAAGCTCTTAacttacgttttttttttcctttgccaATATGACCACATGTTTACTTATGCGCatgaatatttgtttttaaaattcctTTAACTGcgtttttttcctttttgctgCCATGGCAAAAGCAACGagtttaatattaaattctAAGAGCACGCTTTTAAGTCGTCGCACAATTGAAATGgataaagttttaattaaacagaaAATATTTGTACAGTATTTATGGAAGGAATGGCAGTAAAACCCGaatattgaattatttagtgagaaGCAGCGGGACGCACAAGTGTTAATAATTGAAACATTCTCGCCGCGGCACAAAAGTTTTTCACCGAGAAAAACTTGTAAAACAAATAGGCGGTGAAACTTTCTTCTGCGCTGCGgccaattaataataaatcgCGAATCCAAAAAGGGGAAGGGCACTCAAAATCAAGATCTAGCAAACTAATGATGCGCCTCATTTGAGCGCCCAAAAAGCAAACAGCAGGGTCTACCACGTGTAACAACAAATTACCGCCACAGAAGCGAAAAACTTCCTTCGCATCCTAGATAGCGCCAGCAGCCAAAAAGGTGAAAGGTTAAAGGTTACGCCAGGTAAAACGCTTGCCAAAACTTGAGAGAAGGGTCGTTTTCGGTGCGATTGTTGCGGACTTAGCGCTTGATTAAGCGCCATCAACCCACTCCCCCCTTGCCAACTGCTGATTGATAAGGTAAATTGGTGTTGGGATTGTTTTATGCATTCTGCAGACCGAAAAGTTTTTCCTTGGCCCATGCAAATTGTATCGGTTTGTATGAGATGTgcgatttttaattaaagcaaCCCTCATTTCATATCCCTGTGATGGGTTGGATGTTTATTTAtcgcaaaaaaaataaataaaaaaaaagggagcAGCAAACTTTATTCATATTTCAGTTTCCGTTTGCTCAACgctcttttcttttattttttccttttttttaagcAATCTGACAGTGTGGAAGCCTTCTCGTGCAGACATATCAACATATCGTAAGTATAATTAAGTTAATTTCAACAagcttttttcattttgtagGAAAATGCGTATGAAAACGCTTCCTGCGGCataattatattttctaattgagTTACCGCTGACATGGAGTGCGGGAAAATTTTGAAACAGAGCGCAGCAGCAGAAGTAAGATTGCCTTTGGCAATTTGTAAGCCACATTTGCTCGGCTCcctcgtccttcgtcctcGTCCTTGCCGCCTGGCAATCTGGCTGGGTGCTGTCCTGTTTTTCCGGCCGCGTTCTTTACAATTCGCTGAGTTTGCTAATAAATTATTGTATGCCCGTCAAACTTTGGGCGCATAAAAAAGCAGTAGGCAATGCTTTATGTCGGTTATGCGTATTTCCTCTGATTTATGCCCAATGCACGAAAAGTGGTCCAAGTCATAATTTATGCTTGAGCTGCggcatttgccatttgccgcCATTTGCTGAAAACAGAACACAAAATCACTCCATGCATTTGGATAATTGGTGGATTTTATTGCCACAGACAATAATGTGGCGGCACATGAACTATTCCCATATAATTCACTAAAAATATCTCATTTCAGAAGCCTCTTACATCGGGATCGTTGACTCTGAAAAGCAGCGCAGCTTCTTTGACTTCCGTCTAGTTTTCCGTGCTTCATGCATAATTAGAGCACCATGTCTGcttaaatgaataaatttatGCCATGAATCCCAACCCTTGAAACTCATTTACTATATGTCTATGGGTATTCATAACAGGTCGCATCTATGAAGTTGCTTGCTAGCTTGCTTAATTGCACATCTATTTATGTTACGTGGAAAAAAGTTGCCCTGAAGGACATTTTGCAAACAATTTATCAAAATAATGAGAGTAGTTCAGCTAACTCGGCTTCAAGGAGTTATTTTGCTGCACTGCATCAATCTGAATCAACAATCGGAAATGTGAGCTATATACTTTTGTATATGAAGTTAAAATCTATTGAATTTATGTGTAACTCCCTGATTATTAAGCTTGCCTCTTGTGAGCTATTACAACTGTTTTTTGAAAGGATAAATTTATCTATTAATTTGTCAATAGCAACTAAGCTCCCTAGAAGCCAATCGATAAATGCTAGTACCCATATCATAGTCATGATTTACAACTATTGAAATTCGTTCACACACTAATATCCGATGAAATTCAGAATGCAAAGGCAGAGGGCTAATTAAAACACTTAATTTGCGGCTAAAAGCTCGTCTTTTGCACGGCAGAGAATCCTTGGCGAAACCGCATAGTTACATACCTCATTGggtgtttattgaaatttatggcGCGTTTGGCTCCGGTTTAACCAAGTTGAGTACTTTATAGGTTCGGCAATATTCGGAATTTATGGCTTAGCTTAATGGCCAATGTCGGCACTCAAATGGGATTAAATCGTATGCAGCAGTGTTGGATGGTGGCGCATTCGGCACTAATAAACTGAATAAGTGCGCTCGCTTTTGCATTAAGACAATTATGCAACCGTATAAGTACAAAGTACGAATTATGCAGCTCATTGTTAAAAAATCTCTAAAGGAATCTCTGCTAGTTGTTAAATGTGAAAGACATTTTCACTTAGCATGCCGCATTTCGAATATCAGGCCAAATTAAAACCacaattgaaaacaaaaattaattttaattatgcatTTATTGCGCCGTCGGCTCAACtgattatattaaaaattaattcaatttaaagcTGGCCAGCTTAATACCCTTTACGGTGCATTTTCACATAATATCAATTAACACATACCGCGCACTACAAGTGTTAAATGTACACGCGTATTTCGTTGATTCGATCGAAGGTCCTGCCATAATTCGAAAAGGGTATATACCACAAGTCCAGCTGGCTTACGACTCTGCCCTTGACGTTAATTGCCTATTAATTTGCAGCACAATTCCGGGAATTCTATAATTCAATGAAATTGAATGCTCAGTTGCAAAGTGTCAAGTGGACGGCAAAAGGGCGAAATCCAAATGGAGTTGCGGAAATGCATGTTTTATGGAAAATCCACTCGACACTCGCCGATAAAATGGGGCCAAGGGATGGGGATGGACATACAGATGGAGATAGGGGGGCCAAAAGCCGATGATAGCAGGCTACTAAATCAATAAAATGGTCAAGCAGTTGGCGCATAAGTCGAAAACATAAACACATAAACTGCTCGCCCATAAAAGGGAGATTCCATTTCATTGGTAAACAAAGGAAAAAAGGCCAAAGGAaaaaaggccaaaaaaaaaaaaggccaaACAATCGTATGCGGGCAAAAGTGACCCCTGGTTTTTGTTAGTCCTGCTGagcttttattttgttatgcTGGCTGCTGTTtaaaaagccaaataaaaGATATATCTCCCTTTGTCCGATCCCCCAAGAGCTGTCCAGATAACGCGCCCATGAGTTGGCGAGATGGAAGCCTGTCCAAAATCAATTTCAGCCGAGTTAGCCAAATAAATTGTAGATTCATGACATCCAATTTCTAGGGTAGCAGCCAATCCCATGTTAATACACCTTGAAATAGTCCCAGTGGACATAGAAATCAAATGTGCGTGATGAATATCGAAATAATGTGAAAAACGATGGAAATATTTATTCCATAACCATTCTTAAAGAACCCATCCcaattacatatttatatatctcaAGATAACCCCAGTTAACTTAAAAAAACCAAATGTGCGTGATGAATTTCAAGTTCTTTTACAGTTAAACGGTCAATTTAGTAACGATGGAACTTAACCCGCAGagtctatttattttttttccatttttattccaATTTCTAGAAACCATATCTTAAGATAGAATATACCTAAAAAACCAATTGTGCGTgatgaatttaaaaacttgTTAAAAGGGCAATGGGCGTAGTAACGATAGAAATTAACCCGCAGAGTAAGATACACACTATTTTACATAGTTTCCTTTCAATTTTTACGCTTCACTTGAAGCTTTTGCCACATTTCTCTGTGGGatttttcctttcctttccaacttttttgttatttttttatgttgaCAAGACAATTTGCCAGATACATAGCATCATGTAACATAAGACGTCAGTAGCACATaggtatgtatgtacatatatatataagaaataaaatattaatgcctTTGATCAAAGCGAAGCATACCGTAAAACTTGCGAATTATTCCATGCATACAAGCgcccaaaaaggaaaaagttttattttgtttgtctgtTTGTTGGCCCAAAAGTCAATTTATGGTTTTCCACCCGCAtaatttcgtttcattttcaCTTGGCctatttttttgccatttcgtTGGTTCATACAAGTGAATTATGCGAAAATCGTGTATATTTGTTAAGGTTCATTTTCAGAGGTTTtacatttcgttttgtttaaacaaaggattcgattaaattaaattacccattaaatatgttttttttttttttcaattcgCGCTGACAGACGCCAGTCAAATTTTTACAAGCCGCCTGATAATAAAACAATGAAtcgaaaattatttgtttgacTCGCTTATGCTAAATAAATCGGAAATTATCATGAGTAGATTACATTTTGTTCTGCATAATATTAAAGCGTTTATTTAAATTCCTCATACACCCCCCCTTTCTAGGAAACACAGGCTGGCATAAAAGGCATCTATCGGCGTATTTTTAGAAAATACCTAGAGCATGCCGACGGAAAatgaaacatatttttatatcgCCGTTTTGGGATGAGAGGCTGAGAGGTAAACTGCTGACAGCGCTGACCAGAAACTGCATCGCCAAAGCCATTTATCAAAACTAATAGCCGCCAAGATAAAGCCTGAAAAAGTGGAAAACGATGGGCGAAAGTAAAGCCATTAGGTGGAATGCAACCAGAAATAAGAAAGGCAAACTAGCATCgataaaaatgaaatggaagTATCGGTAGCAGGAGCTTCATTTTGGAAGATATAGTAAGCTAGAAGTTTTCCAACATTCACTTGATCTCAAggtattaaaatatattaaaaagctgaaattaaataaacccAAAGAAGTAAAATGGAACCATCAAATGAAGCGTTTCCTGAAGCAAACGCACCAATTTGCAATAATCAACAGCCAAGACGTGTTCATTTTGAAAGGAACAACGCAGATATAGGCAATCAAACTGAACAGTTGCTCGATTTACTATGGTACTTGGCCAACAAGTGTTGGCAATGGTTTCGCCAAAAACTTGAGCAACTCAAGAGACTCTGTTTTCGTCCGAAATGCAACATCGATCCGGAGATTCTGGAGAGGATTAGCCAAACACGAGGCTGGAAAACATCAGCCATTCGATTCATTGAGTTCCATCCGAACACCTCGTTGATGGCACTTCTAACCAATGATGATGTGGTTCTGATCTTCAACAAGAATTGCGATTGCCCCACCAAAATACAATCCCTTAAGCAGAAGGACACCACCTGTGTCGCCTTTCGTCCTTGGTCGCAAACTTGTGAATTTGCAGTGGGTTGTGCAGACGGGATATGTTTGTGGTGGGACAGTCGGCGTCTCAATGCCAATTCAAATATTCGACATATGATGGGCACTCATCAATTGCAAGTCCTGGAGGATAAAGGGCACAACTATGTGACTACGATGCAATGGAATGAAGATGGCACCATTCTGGTTACAGCCGCATTGGGCTCATCACACATCATGCTCTGGAAGCCGGACTGCCAGCAGAAGATGCGTTTGATATCGAATCCGGAGAGCTTAGGCTCCTTCTCCCTGCTGCGATTCAGTCCCGATTTCCAGGAGCTTTTCTGCGCCTCCTGCCATGCTGGCGCCAGTCTTTGTCAACTGAATAGCTCGGATTGGAAGTTGAAACAGATCATTGGGCAGCAACGCATTCAAACGGCCGTCTGGACAACGTGCGGCTCCATTTTGCTCTTTGGGTGTTACGGCAGCACTCGGGTCTACTCATGTTCCAGCGATGGGGAGGACAGTGTCTTCCTACGCCCCCAGTCCCAGTGGCGCGTTCAGTTGATAATGGATCTGCAGAGTGTGACCACCCTTGCTGGCCAGCAACGGTGCTGCGGTGAGCCGCAGTGCCTCGCCATGGACCCACTGGGCATCTTCATGGCCAGCATCTTCAAGGAGCAGTCCTTCGTGCTGCTCTCGATACTGAATACATCGCGGTGGGGTACTGTGAAACTGCTGCCAGTGGAATTCATTGATTGCGATATGTATATGGATGGTGACCAATATCCAGCTTACCTTGCCTTTGGCGTTCTCGAAGGAGAAATCAGAATGTTGATGATCGCCTGGAATAGCGGGTACATTCAGCGATATGACATCAGAGCGCGGTGTTTCAAAGAAGCCAAGTGGGCTTTCagtaaaatataaatgtactaataataaaactttattCGAATGCACCATTTTGCAAGGCGAGCTATTAAATTCCCATGCTCCCACATGAATATTCAGCGGAAGCGCttatgcaaatggaaaagaaCTCAAGTTGGCGAGGCACCAGTTTCCGGATACCACCACCACTACTTCCTCACCCACTTTCAGCTCAAAAAATCCGTGAATGTCCTTTATGCTGCTGGTATTTTGTATTCACCTGACAGCCGTGAAGTAAGCTTAAAGGCTATAAATCTTTCGATTTCTGATTGCAAACCGAAAAATTGGTTTTACACAGACTTTACTATTTTGTAATTGAGGTTTTTCGTGCCGTCAGGACGCGAAGGTTACGCAATTGAAAATAATGCTATCAACCGAttgtttggccaaaaaaatcCATTTGACATACGACTTTTTGCCGCATCCGTAAGattaatatgtatttatttgctttattgGCTTATTCTATTTTTGGGTTAAACTGCTCTTTAACGACTC contains the following coding sequences:
- the LOC6611920 gene encoding aladin, whose protein sequence is MEPSNEAFPEANAPICNNQQPRRVHFERNNADIGNQTEQLLDLLWYLANKCWQWFRQKLEQLKRLCFRPKCNIDPEILERISQTRGWKTSAIRFIEFHPNTSLMALLTNDDVVLIFNKNCDCPTKIQSLKQKDTTCVAFRPWSQTCEFAVGCADGICLWWDSRRLNANSNIRHMMGTHQLQVLEDKGHNYVTTMQWNEDGTILVTAALGSSHIMLWKPDCQQKMRLISNPESLGSFSLLRFSPDFQELFCASCHAGASLCQLNSSDWKLKQIIGQQRIQTAVWTTCGSILLFGCYGSTRVYSCSSDGEDSVFLRPQSQWRVQLIMDLQSVTTLAGQQRCCGEPQCLAMDPLGIFMASIFKEQSFVLLSILNTSRWGTVKLLPVEFIDCDMYMDGDQYPAYLAFGVLEGEIRMLMIAWNSGYIQRYDIRARCFKEAKWAFSKI